Proteins encoded by one window of Maliibacterium massiliense:
- the pstA gene encoding phosphate ABC transporter permease PstA: MIVQSVKAKKRRRVKDGALKILIWASALFAVGMMAAIVIYILWNGLPHITGAFLTDPYRPGLGQTGIWPMIVSTLALTGLTILIATPIGILAAVYLAEYAKKGRVLSIIRFATESLAGIPSILYGLFGFALFVTFFKLKYSILAGALTLSVMVLPVIIRTTEEALLAVPQSYREGSLALGAGKLTTLLRAVMPSAIGGIVTSVILSIGRIVGETAALIYTMGTATAAPRGVLSSGRTLSVHLYFLAKEGLGVEQSFAAAAVLLLLVAGLNLLAGQITKHLSANKLERRARRAEKRAARRA, from the coding sequence ATGATCGTGCAAAGCGTCAAAGCAAAAAAGCGCCGCCGCGTCAAGGACGGCGCGCTAAAAATCCTCATCTGGGCCAGCGCGCTGTTTGCCGTGGGCATGATGGCCGCCATTGTGATCTACATCCTGTGGAACGGTCTGCCGCACATCACCGGCGCTTTTTTGACGGACCCCTACCGGCCGGGCCTGGGGCAGACGGGCATCTGGCCCATGATCGTATCCACCCTGGCGCTGACGGGGCTGACCATCCTGATCGCCACGCCCATCGGCATCCTGGCCGCGGTATACCTGGCCGAGTACGCCAAAAAGGGCCGCGTGCTTTCCATCATCCGCTTTGCCACCGAAAGCCTGGCGGGCATCCCCTCCATCCTCTACGGCCTGTTCGGCTTTGCGCTGTTCGTCACCTTCTTCAAGCTGAAATACTCCATATTGGCGGGCGCGCTCACCCTATCGGTGATGGTGCTGCCCGTGATCATCCGCACCACCGAGGAGGCCCTGCTGGCCGTGCCCCAGTCTTACCGTGAGGGATCGCTCGCGCTGGGCGCGGGCAAGCTGACCACGCTGCTGCGCGCGGTGATGCCCAGCGCCATCGGCGGCATCGTCACAAGCGTGATTCTGTCTATCGGCCGCATCGTGGGCGAGACCGCCGCGCTGATCTATACCATGGGCACGGCCACGGCGGCGCCCCGCGGCGTGCTGTCCTCAGGCCGGACGCTGTCGGTGCACCTCTACTTCCTGGCCAAGGAGGGCCTGGGCGTGGAGCAGTCCTTTGCCGCCGCGGCCGTGCTGCTGCTGCTGGTGGCGGGCCTGAACCTGCTGGCGGGGCAGATTACCAAACACTTGAGCGCAAACAAGCTGGAGCGCCGCGCCCGCAGGGCGGAGAAACGCGCCGCGCGCCGCGCATAA
- the pstB gene encoding phosphate ABC transporter ATP-binding protein PstB — MSQAPILAAEHLNLYYSHGAMHALKNVNMQIQAGQITALIGPSGCGKSTFIKSINRMNDLVEGVKIEGTITFKGQDIYADACDVMDLRKCVGMVFQKPNPFPMSVYDNIAYGPRVHGVKKRAALDEIVERSLRQAALWDEVKDRLKKSALGLSGGQQQRLCIARVLAVEPEVMLMDEPTSALDPISTLKVEDLMQELKKTYTIVIVTHNMQQAARISDKTAFFLHGEVVEYDYTEKLFQSPQDQRTEDYITGRFG, encoded by the coding sequence ATGAGCCAAGCACCCATCCTTGCAGCAGAACATCTGAACCTGTATTATAGCCATGGTGCCATGCACGCGCTCAAGAACGTGAATATGCAGATACAGGCGGGTCAGATCACCGCGCTGATCGGGCCTTCGGGCTGCGGAAAGTCCACTTTTATCAAGTCCATCAACCGCATGAACGATCTGGTGGAGGGCGTCAAGATCGAGGGGACGATTACCTTTAAGGGCCAGGACATCTACGCGGACGCATGCGATGTGATGGACCTGCGCAAGTGCGTGGGCATGGTGTTCCAAAAACCCAACCCGTTTCCCATGTCGGTTTACGATAACATCGCCTACGGCCCCCGGGTGCACGGCGTCAAAAAGCGCGCCGCGCTCGATGAGATTGTGGAACGCAGCTTGCGACAGGCGGCGCTGTGGGACGAGGTGAAGGACCGCTTAAAAAAGAGCGCGCTGGGCCTCTCGGGCGGCCAGCAGCAGCGCCTGTGCATCGCGCGGGTGCTGGCGGTGGAGCCGGAGGTGATGCTGATGGATGAGCCCACCAGCGCGCTGGACCCCATCTCCACCTTAAAGGTGGAGGATTTGATGCAGGAACTGAAAAAGACCTATACCATCGTTATCGTCACCCACAATATGCAGCAGGCCGCCCGCATTTCCGATAAAACCGCGTTCTTTTTGCACGGCGAGGTGGTAGAATATGACTATACCGAGAAGTTGTTCCAAAGCCCGCAGGATCAGCGGACGGAGGACTACATTACCGGCCGCTTCGGTTAA
- the phoU gene encoding phosphate signaling complex protein PhoU — translation MTRNVFDRELDHLHQELTHMGQRVNQMIEDTITAMNEQDADLARAVSVADDEVDAMEHRIEQACMRLIARQQPIARDLRTIGATLKIITDMERVADQCCDICEIILRLVGGPYVKPLVHLPLMFEKARTMFTQALDTFIRRDVDLARQVCKNDDEVDTYFTSIILELSGIMSNHPTQVPEAVDLMFITKYVERIGDHATNIAEWAIFMETGEHPDLN, via the coding sequence ATGACGCGCAATGTCTTTGACAGAGAGCTGGACCATCTGCACCAGGAGCTGACCCACATGGGCCAGCGCGTCAACCAGATGATCGAGGACACCATCACGGCGATGAACGAGCAGGACGCGGACCTGGCGCGCGCCGTGTCCGTCGCAGATGACGAGGTGGACGCCATGGAGCACCGCATCGAGCAGGCGTGCATGCGCCTGATCGCGCGGCAGCAGCCCATCGCGCGCGATTTGCGCACCATCGGGGCCACGCTCAAGATCATCACCGACATGGAGCGCGTGGCCGACCAGTGCTGCGATATCTGCGAGATCATCCTGCGCCTGGTGGGCGGCCCCTACGTCAAGCCCCTGGTGCACCTGCCGCTGATGTTTGAAAAGGCGCGTACAATGTTTACCCAGGCGCTGGATACCTTTATCCGCCGCGATGTGGACCTGGCCCGCCAGGTGTGCAAAAACGACGACGAGGTGGACACCTATTTTACCAGCATTATCCTGGAGCTTTCGGGCATCATGTCCAACCACCCCACCCAGGTGCCCGAGGCGGTGGATTTGATGTTCATCACCAAGTACGTCGAGCGCATCGGGGACCACGCCACCAACATCGCCGAGTGGGCGATCTTTATGGAGACGGGGGAACATCCCGATTTAAACTAA
- a CDS encoding response regulator transcription factor → MVYIVDDEPNVRQLAAVALQDAGFATRTFAGGAPFLAAVAEQLPDAVVLDWMMPEPDGMAVCRRLRADARTRPLPVLMLTARADEVDRVVGLEMGADDYIIKPFSLKELAARVRAVLRRGEYLKEQEEPPMACGDLEVDLARRMVTKRGRQVALTAKEFDLLAALMRNRGRVMTRDMLLDSVWGADFFGDARTVDVHVRYLRQKIEDTPEAPRYIQTMRGVGYRFAQRVDAP, encoded by the coding sequence ATGGTGTATATCGTAGACGATGAGCCCAACGTGCGGCAGCTTGCGGCGGTTGCGCTACAGGATGCGGGCTTTGCCACGCGCACGTTTGCGGGTGGGGCGCCGTTTCTCGCAGCGGTCGCCGAGCAGCTGCCCGACGCAGTAGTGCTTGACTGGATGATGCCTGAGCCTGACGGCATGGCGGTGTGCCGCCGCCTGCGCGCGGATGCGCGCACCCGTCCGCTGCCCGTGCTGATGCTCACCGCGCGCGCCGATGAGGTGGACCGCGTGGTGGGCCTGGAGATGGGCGCGGACGACTACATCATCAAGCCTTTCTCCCTCAAGGAGCTGGCCGCGCGCGTGCGCGCGGTGCTGCGCCGGGGCGAGTATCTAAAGGAGCAAGAGGAGCCGCCCATGGCGTGTGGCGATCTGGAGGTGGACCTTGCACGGCGCATGGTGACCAAGCGGGGCAGGCAAGTGGCGCTGACTGCCAAGGAGTTTGACCTGTTGGCGGCGCTGATGCGCAACCGCGGCCGGGTGATGACGCGCGACATGCTGCTCGACAGCGTCTGGGGCGCGGACTTTTTCGGGGATGCGCGCACGGTGGACGTGCACGTGCGTTATTTGCGCCAGAAGATTGAGGATACGCCCGAGGCCCCACGCTATATCCAGACCATGCGCGGCGTGGGCTACCGCTTTGCGCAGCGCGTGGATGCCCCATGA
- a CDS encoding ATP-binding protein codes for MRRRLLIGMAQAVAVGLLVALALALPLIEGLYQREVRARLDSVLTLLEADFDLADEELETYVLARARALSQAGQPVRISVIDAWGNVLSDSGVDGEPEDNHADRPEIEDAWAYGRGYHVRFSDTLRQRYYYAAIRVDDTVIRAALPMQSMASARWMIWGCGLAGALAGALIAMLAARRTAKRVVAPVLELTDAAETIARGDYAKRVAPAGDEVGRLADAFNNMAGQLQHVIGQSQEKGMLLSGVLEGMDDGVLAVDAQGAVLIANDRARKLLADDRLRPGSTLAGSMLAGQLQRRMLTALAKGEVSRGGILTAEATGRILSVYIAPLRAPGAPKSVLAVIADITHVRKLEQLRSDFVANVTHELKTPLTSIRGYTELLKAKQRDPETARAFYDIIDLESERLQTLIEDLLSLSEIENARDEAVACCDASKEARTLQQRFSPIADAAQVALAVEAQPDIRLPMPAGRFAQLLGNLMDNAIKYNVPGGSVRVTLWRERRAACLRVRDTGIGIDAQHHARIFERFYRVDKSRSRAMGGTGLGLSIVKHIVQRYGGDIRMDSRPQEGTTFTVRLPLAPAKDT; via the coding sequence ATGAGGCGGCGCCTGCTTATCGGCATGGCCCAGGCGGTTGCCGTGGGCCTTCTTGTGGCGCTGGCGCTGGCCCTGCCGCTGATCGAGGGGCTGTACCAGCGCGAGGTGCGCGCACGTTTGGATTCTGTGCTGACGCTGCTGGAGGCGGACTTTGATCTGGCAGATGAGGAACTGGAGACCTATGTGCTGGCGCGCGCGCGCGCGCTTTCCCAAGCGGGCCAGCCGGTACGCATCTCGGTGATCGATGCCTGGGGCAACGTGCTTTCCGATAGCGGCGTGGATGGGGAACCTGAAGACAACCACGCCGACCGGCCGGAGATCGAGGACGCGTGGGCCTACGGGCGGGGGTACCATGTCCGCTTCAGCGATACCCTGCGCCAGCGCTACTATTACGCGGCCATCCGCGTGGACGATACCGTCATCCGCGCGGCGCTGCCCATGCAGAGCATGGCAAGCGCGCGCTGGATGATCTGGGGCTGCGGCCTTGCGGGCGCCCTTGCCGGCGCGCTCATCGCCATGCTCGCTGCGCGGCGCACGGCCAAGCGGGTGGTGGCACCGGTGCTGGAGCTTACGGACGCGGCGGAGACCATTGCCCGGGGGGACTACGCCAAGCGCGTGGCGCCTGCCGGCGACGAGGTGGGCAGGCTTGCCGATGCCTTCAACAACATGGCGGGCCAACTGCAGCATGTCATCGGCCAGTCCCAGGAAAAGGGCATGCTGCTCTCAGGCGTGCTGGAGGGCATGGACGACGGGGTGCTTGCAGTGGACGCGCAAGGGGCGGTGCTCATTGCCAACGACCGGGCGCGCAAGCTGCTTGCAGACGACCGGCTGCGCCCGGGCAGCACGCTTGCCGGCAGCATGCTGGCGGGGCAGCTGCAGCGCCGGATGCTGACCGCGCTGGCCAAAGGTGAGGTCAGCCGCGGCGGCATCCTCACCGCAGAGGCCACGGGGCGCATCCTGTCGGTGTACATCGCTCCCCTGCGCGCGCCGGGCGCCCCCAAAAGCGTGCTGGCGGTGATTGCGGACATCACCCACGTGCGCAAGCTGGAGCAGCTGCGCAGCGACTTTGTGGCCAACGTCACCCACGAGCTCAAGACGCCGTTGACCTCCATCCGCGGCTACACTGAACTGCTCAAGGCCAAGCAGCGCGACCCTGAGACCGCGCGCGCGTTTTATGACATCATCGATTTGGAATCCGAGCGCCTGCAGACGCTCATAGAGGATTTGCTCTCCCTTTCGGAGATTGAAAACGCGCGCGACGAGGCGGTGGCCTGCTGCGACGCCTCAAAGGAGGCGCGCACGCTGCAGCAGCGCTTTTCTCCCATCGCGGACGCCGCGCAGGTGGCGCTTGCGGTGGAGGCGCAGCCGGATATCCGCCTGCCCATGCCCGCGGGGCGCTTTGCCCAGCTGCTGGGCAACCTGATGGACAACGCCATCAAGTACAACGTGCCGGGTGGCAGCGTGCGTGTGACGCTGTGGCGGGAGAGGCGCGCGGCCTGCCTGCGCGTGCGCGATACGGGCATCGGCATCGATGCGCAGCACCATGCGCGCATCTTTGAGCGCTTCTACCGGGTGGATAAGAGCCGCTCGCGCGCCATGGGCGGCACCGGATTGGGCCTGTCCATCGTCAAGCACATCGTGCAGCGCTACGGCGGGGATATCCGCATGGACAGCCGGCCGCAGGAGGGCACCACCTTTACCGTGCGCCTGCCGCTCGCACCGGCGAAGGATACGTGA
- a CDS encoding substrate-binding domain-containing protein, which produces MKKSMWKVLSLVLVLTLVFAMSACAKKEDPKTSPSASSSASASASAGGEREGYTIGMVTKSLATPFFVNVKDGAEAYIAEHGIAADKMVTLDSNRDNQKELANTEDLVNQKVDAILLICLDYEGSAASVNVVKDRSDIPLIIVDAPCKNSDKADATVSSDNYDAGVQSMTALAEAMGKKGRLVIMMDTTNTPARDRIAGVKDTLKKYPDIELIREEDGCQGVDKSMEIFNNIMQAEQEIDGLWCYCDPTAQGAIAAADSAGKAGDILVAAVDGTAEGKKLIEDGKQLGSAAQFPYQLGYKGCEAAYKILAGEKLAEKKIIVDVAWIDKDNLEEYKDKR; this is translated from the coding sequence ATGAAAAAATCGATGTGGAAAGTCCTATCCTTGGTGCTCGTGCTGACGCTGGTGTTCGCCATGTCCGCATGCGCCAAGAAGGAAGATCCCAAAACCAGCCCCTCTGCGTCCAGCTCGGCCAGCGCCAGTGCTTCGGCCGGCGGCGAGCGTGAGGGTTACACCATTGGCATGGTGACCAAATCCCTGGCTACCCCGTTCTTCGTCAACGTCAAGGACGGCGCGGAGGCGTACATCGCCGAGCATGGCATTGCCGCAGACAAGATGGTGACGCTGGACTCCAACCGCGATAACCAGAAGGAGCTGGCCAACACCGAGGATCTTGTCAACCAGAAGGTGGACGCCATCCTGCTGATCTGCCTGGACTACGAGGGCTCCGCCGCCTCCGTCAACGTCGTGAAGGACCGCTCGGACATCCCCCTGATCATCGTGGATGCCCCTTGCAAGAACTCCGACAAGGCTGACGCGACCGTCTCTTCCGATAACTACGACGCGGGCGTGCAGTCCATGACCGCGCTGGCCGAGGCCATGGGCAAAAAGGGCCGCCTGGTCATCATGATGGACACCACCAATACCCCCGCACGCGACCGTATCGCGGGCGTCAAGGACACCCTGAAGAAATACCCCGACATCGAGCTGATCCGCGAGGAAGACGGCTGCCAGGGCGTGGACAAATCCATGGAGATCTTCAACAACATCATGCAGGCTGAGCAGGAAATCGACGGCCTGTGGTGCTACTGCGACCCGACCGCTCAGGGCGCCATCGCCGCTGCGGATTCCGCGGGCAAAGCGGGCGACATCCTGGTCGCAGCTGTTGACGGCACGGCCGAAGGCAAAAAGCTGATCGAGGACGGCAAACAGCTGGGCTCCGCCGCGCAGTTCCCCTATCAGCTGGGCTACAAGGGCTGCGAGGCTGCCTACAAGATCTTGGCCGGCGAGAAGCTTGCCGAGAAGAAGATCATCGTCGACGTCGCCTGGATCGACAAGGACAACCTGGAAGAGTACAAAGACAAACGCTAA
- the mnmA gene encoding tRNA 2-thiouridine(34) synthase MnmA, with protein sequence MAERIVVGMSGGVDSSVAAALLKEQGYDVVGVFMKNWEEQDEDGVCTATADYDDVRAVCDRLHIPYYSVNFVKQYWERVFRHFLDELRAGRTPNPDVLCNREIKFKAFLDFALQLGAARMATGHYAQLGRDDAGRCTLRKGSDPGKDQSYFLYMLGQRALSRALFPIGGMHKAQVRRLAEKYQLTTAHKKDSTGICFIGERRFKTFLAQYLPAQGGDILSMDGVKVGHHDGLMYYTLGQRKGLGIGGCGDGHPWFVVEKDLARNALIVAQGADPQELYARALAAEQVHWVAGEAPRAEQFAACAKIRYRQPDQQATVTRTGPDTLRVDFAVPQRAITPGQSVVLYQGDVCLGGAIITRALPGA encoded by the coding sequence GTGGCAGAACGCATCGTGGTGGGCATGTCCGGCGGGGTGGATTCCTCCGTCGCGGCGGCGCTGCTCAAGGAGCAGGGCTATGACGTCGTAGGCGTCTTTATGAAGAACTGGGAGGAGCAGGACGAGGATGGCGTGTGCACGGCCACGGCGGACTATGACGACGTGCGCGCGGTGTGCGACCGGCTGCATATCCCCTATTACAGCGTCAACTTCGTCAAGCAGTATTGGGAGCGCGTGTTTCGTCATTTCCTCGACGAGCTGCGCGCGGGGCGCACGCCCAATCCCGATGTGCTGTGCAACCGCGAGATCAAGTTCAAGGCCTTTTTGGATTTTGCCCTGCAGCTGGGCGCCGCGCGCATGGCCACCGGCCATTACGCGCAGTTGGGGCGGGATGACGCGGGACGTTGCACCCTGCGCAAGGGAAGCGACCCGGGCAAGGATCAGAGTTACTTTCTATATATGCTGGGGCAGCGGGCGCTTTCCCGCGCCCTGTTTCCCATCGGGGGCATGCACAAGGCGCAGGTGCGGCGCCTTGCGGAGAAGTACCAGCTTACCACCGCCCATAAAAAGGACTCCACCGGCATCTGTTTCATTGGTGAGCGGCGCTTTAAAACCTTCCTTGCGCAGTACCTGCCCGCCCAGGGCGGGGACATCCTCTCGATGGACGGCGTCAAGGTGGGGCATCACGATGGGCTGATGTACTACACGCTGGGCCAGCGCAAGGGGCTGGGCATCGGCGGCTGCGGCGACGGGCATCCCTGGTTTGTGGTGGAGAAGGATTTGGCGCGCAACGCGCTGATCGTGGCGCAGGGCGCGGACCCGCAGGAGCTCTACGCGCGGGCACTGGCGGCCGAGCAGGTGCACTGGGTGGCGGGAGAGGCGCCGCGCGCGGAGCAGTTCGCCGCGTGCGCGAAAATCCGCTACCGGCAGCCCGATCAGCAGGCCACGGTGACGCGCACAGGCCCAGACACCCTGCGCGTGGACTTTGCCGTGCCCCAGCGCGCCATCACGCCCGGGCAGTCGGTAGTGCTCTATCAGGGAGACGTGTGCCTGGGCGGCGCCATCATTACCCGCGCACTGCCAGGGGCGTAA